One genomic region from Leishmania braziliensis MHOM/BR/75/M2904 complete genome, chromosome 35 encodes:
- a CDS encoding galactokinase-like protein, with translation MPAESYSDERLDSTLQTLAPIFREEFKVENDADVEWLLFTFSPGRVNLIGEHVDYMEGWTCPAAVLEGTHILVGRVKHFEKHPKPKLRFYATYTKEHFNMDRLGGGKHNKAWTTFVRGAVTLRLNRLGVAINDPSLSGVCMVVHGTLAMGAGMSASAAFGVALIHAINSVVTKNYQGCPTSNGRRYSILPTMPKQELVELAKEARLIETEYCGVNVGIMDQFISALAEADKFMFLDCKDLTFETIDMTPLLGDGEYSWMLIDSMVKHDLLGGTAQMYNAVRNDLENSQKKIGEHRYRGKPYSFSMMVRNPDQYGFDGDVEKFMSEFKPLMTPGEFERGTYQIMEQLRTLEFRKVNDATLSLSREERVKKAGAILNAGHAGMRDLLKVTTPELDYLQELINEDKDVAGGRMMGGGFGGCIILLLRSGTEDRVLAHVREKFKARFNVENTCYRMKRAGSGGFVVSLEGKNQNAAGSKL, from the coding sequence ATGCCTGCCGAGAGTTACTCGGACGAGCGTCTTGACAGCACTCTCCAAACGTTGGCACCGATCTTCCGAGAGGAGTTCAAGGTTGAGAATGACGCGGATGTAGAGTGGCTActcttcaccttctccccTGGCCGCGTGAACCTGATTGGTGAGCATGTCGACTACATGGAGGGATGGACGTGCCCGGCGGCGGTCCTGGAAGGCACGCACATCCTTGTCGGGCGCGTGAAGCACTTCGAGAAGCACCCGAAGCCGAAGCTGCGCTTCTACGCGACGTACACGAAGGAGCACTTTAATATGGATCGCCTTGGTGGAGGCAAGCACAACAAGGCGTGGACAACTTTTGTGCGTGGTGCCGTGACGCTGCGCCTCAACCGCCTCGGCGTCGCCATCAATGACCCGTCCCTCAGCGGAGTATGCATGGTAGTGCACGGTACCCTTGCCATGGGAGCTGGCATGAGTGCGTCAGCTGCCTTCGGCGTCGCACTGATTCACGCTATTAACTCTGTCGTCACGAAGAACTACCAAGGCTGCCCCACCTCGAACGGCCGCCGCTATTCTATTTTGCCGACCATGCCCAAGCAAgagctggtggagctggCCAAGGAGGCGCGCCTCATCGAGACGGAATACTGCGGTGTAAACGTCGGCATCATGGATCAGTTCATTTCTGCCCTAGCCGAGGCGGACAAGTTCATGTTCCTGGATTGCAAAGACCTCACCTTCGAGACGATCGACATGACGCCTCTGCTGGGCGACGGGGAGTACTCATGGATGCTGATTGACTCGATGGTCAAGCATGACCTACTCGGTGGCACCGCGCAGATGTACAACGCAGTCCGCAACGATCTCGAGAACTCGCAGAAGAAGATTGGCGAGCACCGCTACCGCGGCAAGCCGTACTCTTTCTCCATGATGGTGCGCAACCCCGATCAGTACGGCTTCGATGGTGACGTCGAGAAGTTCATGTCGGAGTTTAAGCCCCTCATGACGCCCGGAGAGTTCGAGCGCGGCACTTACCAAATcatggagcagctgcgcacgtTGGAGTTTCGAAAGGTGAATGACGCAACGTTATCGCTGTCACGTGAGGAGCGCGTCAAAAAAGCCGGCGCCATTTTGAACGCCGGGCACGCAGGGATGCGAGACTTACTGAAGGTCACCACTCCCGAGCTTGACTACCTCCAGGAGCTCATCAACGAGGACAAGGACGTCGCGGGTGGTCGTATGATGGGTGGTGGCTTTGGGGGCTGCATTATTCTGCTTCTCCGCAGTGGTACTGAGGACAGAGTCTTGGCACACGTTCGAGAAAAGTTCAAGGCTCGTTTCAATGTCGAGAACACCTGCTACAGGATGAagcgcgccggcagcggcggcttcgTCGTTTCCCTAGAGGGAAAAAATCAGAACGCCGCTGGTAGCAAACTCTGA